The following proteins are co-located in the Pseudomonas fluorescens genome:
- a CDS encoding SPOR domain-containing protein, with translation MALLDSAYKQRMVGALVLVALAVIFLPMLFSRQDEQRQVVVEAPAAPQAPTIPQVQVEPVVVPEPQALPQEPVPTDEEVAAQQAPTQPIQPSVPVVKPAPAPVVAAKPVAPAPAPKPVAPQPAAPGKPDVGQSRIDPNGLPISWSIQLASLANRESAEALQKKLRTQGYNAYIRSADGKNRVFIGPLIERAEADRLRDLLGRQQNLNGFVVRFQPERG, from the coding sequence ATGGCATTACTGGATAGCGCATACAAGCAGCGAATGGTTGGGGCCCTCGTATTGGTGGCGTTGGCGGTGATTTTTCTGCCGATGCTGTTTTCCCGCCAGGACGAACAGCGCCAGGTCGTCGTCGAGGCACCGGCCGCGCCCCAGGCGCCGACGATCCCTCAGGTTCAGGTTGAGCCGGTGGTGGTGCCCGAGCCGCAGGCGTTGCCGCAAGAGCCGGTGCCGACTGACGAGGAAGTCGCTGCACAGCAGGCGCCAACTCAGCCGATACAGCCGAGTGTGCCGGTGGTCAAGCCTGCTCCGGCCCCGGTCGTTGCCGCCAAGCCTGTTGCGCCCGCGCCTGCGCCCAAGCCAGTGGCGCCGCAGCCGGCCGCACCGGGTAAGCCTGATGTGGGCCAGAGCCGTATCGATCCCAACGGCTTGCCGATCAGTTGGTCGATCCAGCTCGCCAGCCTGGCTAACCGCGAAAGCGCCGAAGCCTTGCAGAAAAAGCTGCGTACCCAGGGCTACAACGCCTATATCCGTAGCGCCGACGGCAAGAACCGGGTGTTTATCGGGCCGCTGATCGAGCGTGCCGAGGCGGATCGCCTGCGGGACTTGTTGGGCCGTCAGCAGAATCTGAATGGATTTGTGGTGCGTTTCCAGCCTGAGCGCGGCTGA